Proteins found in one Nitrosopumilus maritimus SCM1 genomic segment:
- a CDS encoding sn-glycerol-1-phosphate dehydrogenase yields MTKNQDRMKSHTMELPRQIVVGEKNINEFGEFLHNLTKPKKVSLISGIHVKKVLRQRIEKSLKTKRIKFVWHTSKDNQISTLNRIEKEVKKDRSDMIAGIGGGRSVDTAKLISFNLDIPFVSVPTAASHDGVSSPFVSVKSDKPHSIVATAPLGVFVDIDIIKKAPSRLLASGCGDLVANIIAVKDWQLGHQKTGEYYGTYSAELAMMSAMMVLDNSSKYAKNGLDARVIVEALISAGVASCIAGSSRPCSGAEHLFSHALDKIAPGKGLHGEKCGIGSIMIAKLQGQDWKKIVKTLKDVGAPTTAKQIGLTEDQIIDALIIAQDLRPERYTILKEVEMTDRKAKSLAKSTKVI; encoded by the coding sequence ATGACAAAAAATCAAGATCGCATGAAATCACATACAATGGAATTGCCTAGGCAGATTGTTGTGGGAGAGAAGAACATAAATGAATTTGGAGAGTTTTTGCATAATTTAACTAAACCAAAAAAAGTTTCTCTTATTTCAGGAATACATGTAAAAAAAGTTCTTAGACAAAGAATTGAAAAATCATTGAAAACAAAAAGAATCAAGTTTGTGTGGCATACATCAAAAGATAATCAAATTAGTACTCTAAACAGAATTGAAAAAGAAGTAAAAAAAGATCGTAGTGATATGATTGCAGGGATTGGTGGTGGAAGATCTGTTGATACTGCAAAATTAATTTCTTTTAATTTAGATATTCCATTTGTTAGTGTACCAACTGCTGCATCACATGATGGAGTTTCAAGTCCATTTGTTTCAGTTAAAAGTGATAAACCACATTCAATTGTTGCAACGGCTCCACTAGGGGTTTTTGTAGACATAGATATTATCAAAAAAGCACCATCAAGATTACTTGCTAGTGGTTGTGGAGATTTGGTGGCAAATATCATTGCTGTAAAGGATTGGCAACTAGGTCATCAAAAGACTGGAGAATATTATGGAACTTATTCAGCAGAATTGGCTATGATGAGTGCTATGATGGTACTAGATAATTCAAGTAAATACGCAAAAAATGGATTAGATGCAAGAGTGATTGTTGAAGCTCTAATTAGTGCAGGAGTTGCATCATGTATTGCAGGAAGTAGCAGACCATGTTCTGGTGCTGAGCATCTATTTTCACATGCATTAGATAAAATTGCACCAGGAAAGGGATTACATGGAGAAAAATGCGGAATAGGTTCCATTATGATTGCAAAACTACAAGGACAAGATTGGAAAAAAATTGTTAAGACGTTAAAAGATGTGGGAGCGCCAACTACTGCAAAACAAATTGGTTTAACTGAAGATCAAATTATCGATGCTTTAATTATTGCACAAGACTTGAGGCCTGAAAGATATACAATTCTAAAAGAAGTAGAGATGACAGACAGAAAGGCAAAAAGTCTTGCAAAGAGTACTAAAGTGATTTAG